A single Atopobiaceae bacterium DNA region contains:
- a CDS encoding PTS transporter subunit EIIC — MATDYYGIAEQCVKLSGGKDNITYVAHCMTRLRFRLKDDSLYQREEIDKIDSLFGTAEMNGEHQIIVGPGAVNKVYDAVLSITGQEGQGSVDDPEAEKADTQRTEKKEITGPKKLKGVGGKILDVISSVFIPIIPLVAAAGTLKGFLSIFVQLGLLTSTDTTYVILYAVADAVFYFLPIVIGYTAGKRFGANPFYTMILGAFLVYPTIVSAYSDGTDVTFLGIPVVMVSYTSSVLPIIFASWIAAKLQKFFEKVLPVVTQLIFVPFLTLVISAPLTLIIVGPVLTWVNDGLCAGVNALYEFAPLLCGAVMGGVWQAAVLSGIGWGFISVFLAQIATNGGSQLLACLACTVFAQGGAALAAGLGAKSKKFRSLGISAGITALLGVTEPSIYGINVPARKPFFIGLAAGAVGGLITAIFGTSQYALGPSGIFVIPVLIGSNGIDMAVIGGIIACIVSYVLAFVLTWLFGRKNTILDKSDSELAAAE, encoded by the coding sequence ATGGCAACTGATTACTATGGCATAGCCGAGCAGTGCGTCAAGCTCTCAGGCGGCAAAGACAATATCACCTATGTGGCTCATTGCATGACGCGCCTCCGTTTTCGTCTCAAGGACGATTCGCTGTATCAGCGCGAAGAGATTGATAAGATCGATTCCCTTTTCGGTACGGCGGAGATGAACGGAGAGCACCAGATTATCGTTGGGCCTGGTGCCGTCAACAAGGTCTATGACGCGGTCCTGAGCATCACCGGACAAGAGGGACAAGGCAGCGTTGATGATCCGGAGGCGGAGAAGGCAGATACTCAGAGGACCGAGAAAAAAGAAATCACGGGGCCGAAGAAGCTCAAAGGTGTCGGCGGGAAAATACTCGATGTTATCTCGAGTGTGTTCATTCCCATCATTCCCCTAGTTGCTGCAGCGGGAACCCTCAAAGGATTTCTCTCTATATTCGTTCAGCTCGGTCTTCTCACATCGACGGATACCACATACGTCATTCTCTATGCGGTTGCCGATGCCGTGTTCTATTTCCTCCCAATCGTGATTGGCTATACGGCGGGGAAGAGGTTTGGTGCGAATCCCTTCTACACGATGATTCTTGGCGCCTTTCTTGTTTACCCGACCATTGTCTCCGCCTATTCCGACGGTACCGACGTCACGTTTCTCGGCATCCCTGTCGTGATGGTGAGCTATACATCAAGTGTACTTCCCATCATCTTCGCATCATGGATTGCCGCAAAGCTGCAGAAGTTCTTTGAAAAGGTATTGCCAGTCGTGACTCAGCTGATCTTTGTCCCGTTCCTTACGCTTGTCATTTCTGCTCCACTGACGTTGATCATTGTCGGTCCTGTGCTGACATGGGTGAACGATGGGCTCTGTGCAGGCGTGAATGCGCTGTATGAGTTTGCTCCTCTTCTCTGTGGGGCTGTCATGGGCGGTGTCTGGCAGGCCGCTGTGCTCTCAGGCATCGGCTGGGGCTTCATCTCGGTCTTCCTCGCACAGATTGCAACGAACGGAGGAAGCCAGCTCCTGGCCTGTCTCGCGTGCACGGTCTTTGCTCAAGGCGGCGCTGCTCTTGCGGCTGGTCTCGGTGCGAAGAGCAAGAAGTTCCGCTCGCTTGGCATCAGTGCAGGCATAACCGCTCTGCTGGGTGTTACCGAGCCCTCGATTTACGGTATCAACGTCCCTGCAAGGAAGCCCTTCTTCATCGGTCTCGCTGCTGGCGCGGTTGGCGGTCTGATTACGGCTATCTTTGGAACGTCGCAGTATGCCCTTGGTCCTTCGGGTATCTTCGTTATCCCCGTCCTGATTGGTTCCAACGGAATTGACATGGCGGTGATTGGCGGGATTATCGCTTGTATCGTTTCCTATGTTCTTGCATTTGTCCTGACATGGCTGTTCGGTCGCAAGAACACGATTCTGGATAAGTCCGATTCCGAGCTGGCTGCTGCTGAGTAG
- a CDS encoding Abi family protein, translating into MKYYVSGPYNVPIIGRSQMPLSLNALMRHLRQAPISMDIKGTRQKRLLKNLGYYHGYKGYRFLGISENRIDLTSFDDLVAVSSFDMELKSLIYPEIMFIETALKNYVLEAVLANSHSAVFEDVYARSMTRYREKDSTGKNGSKFYRDELRRRLRARSDINGILYANCGSAAGGDPVIWHFLEQGKAVPIWALFEELTLGQFGNFYLTLGSNVKAAVASDLGLPRSCDGGKILGNMIFVLKDLRNAIAHNRPIFDLRFKRENPGKPVRNCLQFGAGVTNVNFDVITDYIVLMTYLLRRMGRSKTDCKRFANSYLKLVSDKWNGLPGTTAAEVAGTDVRKKIAQLVAAL; encoded by the coding sequence ATGAAGTACTATGTCTCTGGTCCGTACAATGTCCCAATAATCGGGAGGTCGCAAATGCCGCTATCACTCAATGCTCTCATGCGGCATCTTCGACAAGCTCCAATTTCCATGGACATCAAAGGCACACGGCAGAAGAGGCTTCTCAAGAATCTAGGCTACTATCACGGTTACAAAGGTTACCGGTTCCTTGGAATCTCAGAGAATCGGATTGACCTAACTAGTTTTGATGATCTTGTTGCGGTTTCGTCGTTTGATATGGAACTTAAGAGTCTCATTTACCCTGAGATTATGTTTATCGAGACGGCGCTCAAGAACTATGTGCTTGAAGCTGTTCTTGCAAACTCTCACTCTGCAGTGTTTGAGGACGTATATGCGAGGTCAATGACTCGCTATAGAGAAAAGGACTCCACCGGCAAAAACGGAAGCAAGTTCTATCGCGACGAGCTCAGAAGACGCCTCAGGGCAAGAAGCGATATCAACGGCATTCTATATGCCAACTGCGGTAGCGCGGCTGGCGGTGATCCAGTCATTTGGCACTTTCTGGAGCAGGGGAAGGCGGTTCCTATCTGGGCCTTATTCGAGGAACTCACACTCGGGCAGTTTGGAAACTTCTATCTGACCCTAGGAAGTAATGTCAAAGCTGCAGTTGCCTCCGACCTTGGTCTGCCTCGTTCATGCGATGGGGGCAAGATTCTAGGAAATATGATTTTCGTTCTTAAAGATCTCAGAAATGCCATTGCTCACAATAGGCCAATTTTTGACCTTCGCTTCAAGAGGGAGAATCCAGGAAAACCCGTAAGAAATTGTCTGCAATTTGGAGCGGGGGTAACGAACGTCAACTTTGATGTAATCACTGACTACATTGTTCTTATGACCTACTTACTGCGGCGTATGGGGAGGAGCAAGACAGACTGCAAGCGCTTTGCGAATAGTTATCTAAAGCTTGTGAGCGATAAGTGGAATGGCCTGCCCGGAACAACCGCAGCCGAAGTCGCTGGCACAGATGTCAGAAAGAAGATTGCGCAGCTAGTTGCTGCATTATGA
- a CDS encoding helix-turn-helix domain containing protein, translated as MSTNERVTHYHHHHMPEEIMQAFTYEEEGYTIRETASRCGVSESTVKDWNRQYLIRGKAMLKSRKRTYSRYPEATKSSAVRAYLSGEDANTVAERFGILRVQSIYVWSHDDGYRGCVAMEDERKAPRTNRKVSARDEQEGMSPEEELEYLRMENAILKN; from the coding sequence ATGTCCACCAACGAGAGGGTCACCCATTACCACCATCACCATATGCCCGAGGAGATCATGCAAGCCTTCACCTACGAGGAGGAGGGCTACACGATCCGGGAGACAGCGTCGCGCTGTGGGGTGTCCGAGTCCACGGTCAAGGACTGGAACAGGCAGTACCTCATCCGTGGCAAGGCGATGCTCAAGTCCAGGAAGAGGACCTACTCGCGCTACCCGGAGGCAACCAAGTCCTCCGCCGTCAGGGCCTACCTCTCGGGCGAGGACGCCAACACCGTCGCAGAGAGGTTCGGTATCCTGAGGGTGCAGAGCATCTACGTGTGGTCGCACGACGACGGGTACAGGGGCTGTGTCGCGATGGAGGACGAGCGCAAGGCACCCAGGACCAACCGCAAGGTCAGTGCCCGGGACGAGCAGGAGGGCATGTCCCCCGAGGAGGAGCTCGAGTACCTCCGAATGGAGAACGCCATACTAAAAAACTAG
- a CDS encoding IS3 family transposase — translation MRRDFPFGALLAYVGLPRSTFYYRASHSAVDRHAPVRPLVRSVFEGSRGAYGYRRVALALERDYGVRFDCKTVAKIMRAEGLRARGRRRSRYNSYRGTMGRVAPNLLERHFTAEVPMCRLVSDITQFNVGDRRVYLSLLIDLYNGEVVSWRIGPGPDVESALGMLADAAGRLQESGAVIHTDQGFQYQMPRWRDRLASLGCTQSMSRKATCLDNAPAESFFGRLKTEFSDGSDYTQPKRVARDLDAWIVWYNTDRIRGSLGGFAPVEYRLADQRLA, via the coding sequence TTGAGGCGTGACTTCCCGTTTGGGGCGCTCCTTGCCTACGTAGGGCTTCCCAGGTCGACCTTCTACTATCGTGCCTCGCACTCGGCGGTCGACCGCCATGCCCCTGTCCGACCGCTGGTCCGCTCGGTGTTCGAGGGCTCACGCGGGGCCTATGGCTATCGGAGGGTGGCCCTGGCGCTGGAGAGGGACTACGGCGTGCGGTTCGATTGCAAGACCGTGGCGAAGATCATGCGCGCCGAGGGGCTCCGGGCGAGGGGCAGGCGGAGGAGCAGGTACAACTCGTACAGGGGCACCATGGGTAGGGTGGCCCCGAACCTCCTCGAGAGGCACTTCACGGCGGAGGTGCCCATGTGCAGGCTGGTGAGCGACATCACCCAGTTCAACGTCGGTGACAGGCGGGTCTACCTCTCGCTTCTCATCGACCTCTACAACGGGGAGGTCGTCTCCTGGAGGATCGGTCCCGGCCCCGACGTCGAGTCCGCGCTCGGCATGCTCGCCGATGCCGCCGGTAGGCTCCAGGAAAGCGGGGCCGTGATACACACCGACCAGGGGTTCCAGTACCAGATGCCCAGGTGGCGCGACAGGCTGGCGTCGCTAGGCTGCACGCAGTCGATGTCGAGGAAGGCGACCTGCCTCGACAACGCGCCGGCCGAGAGCTTCTTCGGCAGGCTCAAGACGGAGTTCTCCGACGGCTCCGACTACACACAGCCCAAAAGGGTCGCCAGGGACCTCGATGCCTGGATAGTCTGGTACAACACCGATAGGATCAGGGGGTCACTCGGAGGTTTCGCCCCTGTAGAATACAGGTTGGCCGACCAGCGGCTGGCCTAG
- a CDS encoding MobC family plasmid mobilization relaxosome protein, translated as MSLKGQKGALRRKRRRKSSDGGIRKPEISFRVSEKERDLLRSAAREAGVSMTDYVLARCLYADDIPPMPPRDELRETRLELTRQGVNLNQLAKAAHRLVAVAYGDEAPAAEVGELVDELLAMKEDLLPDANEADRTYRRLLAFANIHARRR; from the coding sequence GTGTCCCTGAAGGGGCAGAAGGGTGCACTCCGTCGCAAGCGGAGGAGGAAGTCCTCCGATGGCGGAATCCGAAAGCCGGAGATCTCGTTCAGGGTCTCTGAGAAGGAGCGCGATCTTCTCAGGTCCGCCGCGAGGGAAGCGGGGGTCTCGATGACCGACTACGTTCTAGCCCGGTGCCTGTACGCAGATGACATCCCGCCGATGCCACCGAGGGATGAGCTGCGCGAGACGCGGCTTGAGCTCACACGTCAGGGCGTCAACCTCAACCAGCTCGCCAAAGCCGCCCACCGCCTCGTGGCTGTCGCCTACGGTGACGAGGCGCCGGCCGCGGAGGTCGGCGAGCTGGTGGACGAGCTCCTCGCCATGAAGGAGGATCTTCTGCCTGACGCGAACGAGGCCGACAGGACGTATCGCAGGCTCCTCGCCTTTGCAAACATTCACGCGAGGAGGCGGTAG